One Desulfobulbus propionicus DSM 2032 DNA segment encodes these proteins:
- a CDS encoding tyrosine-type recombinase/integrase, whose translation MAREEVNFTKAAIEQMVAPEGGNRRYIYDAKESGLLVQITESGRKTFQLYKKHMGKPIRVTIGTFPELTVEQARKKAREIKVSLTNGENPNDKLKQQRQEMTFADLFEIYLERHAKPRKKTWREDETYFKRHLASFGKKRLSTITKGDIAAIHSSIGKDRPTHANRVLALVSSIIGRGIEYGLYESLNPCRGIKKFSEQARDRFLSGDELARFFQALEQEPNSTARDFFLVALLTGARRANVLSMRWSDLDLKGQIWRIAETKNGTPQNVPLVGPVLEILQDRRKATSSFFVFPGPGKTGHLVEPKKAWQRICQAAGIKGARIHDLRRTMGSWQAKTGASLPIIGKSLNHKSASTTSIYARLDLDPVRTAMETAAAAMLDAGGSGKK comes from the coding sequence ATGGCGCGGGAAGAGGTCAACTTCACCAAGGCGGCAATCGAACAGATGGTAGCACCGGAAGGGGGAAATCGCCGGTACATATACGACGCGAAAGAATCCGGCCTGCTGGTACAGATCACCGAGAGCGGGCGTAAAACCTTCCAACTCTACAAGAAACACATGGGCAAGCCTATTCGTGTGACCATTGGCACCTTCCCAGAATTGACCGTGGAGCAGGCCAGGAAGAAGGCACGGGAAATCAAGGTATCGTTGACCAATGGCGAGAACCCGAACGACAAGCTAAAGCAGCAGCGGCAGGAAATGACCTTTGCCGACCTGTTTGAGATATACCTTGAACGGCACGCTAAGCCCCGCAAGAAAACATGGCGGGAGGATGAAACCTATTTCAAGCGGCACCTTGCCAGCTTTGGGAAAAAGCGGCTGTCTACGATCACGAAAGGGGACATTGCCGCGATTCATTCCAGCATCGGCAAAGACAGACCTACCCACGCGAACCGGGTTCTTGCCCTTGTTTCAAGTATCATCGGCAGGGGGATTGAATACGGCCTTTATGAAAGCCTTAACCCCTGCCGGGGGATCAAGAAGTTTTCCGAGCAGGCGCGGGACCGCTTCCTTTCTGGCGATGAACTGGCAAGGTTCTTTCAAGCACTGGAACAGGAGCCCAACAGCACAGCGCGGGACTTCTTCCTTGTCGCCCTGCTGACCGGTGCCCGGCGGGCAAACGTCCTTTCGATGCGATGGTCTGACCTTGACCTTAAGGGCCAAATATGGCGCATTGCTGAAACCAAGAACGGCACCCCGCAAAACGTCCCCCTGGTCGGCCCGGTCCTTGAGATCCTGCAAGACCGCCGGAAAGCCACCTCTTCCTTTTTCGTCTTCCCCGGACCCGGCAAGACCGGCCACCTCGTTGAACCCAAGAAAGCATGGCAGCGGATATGCCAGGCCGCCGGGATCAAGGGCGCACGCATCCATGACCTACGGCGGACCATGGGAAGCTGGCAGGCCAAAACCGGCGCATCGTTGCCAATCATCGGCAAGAGCCTGAACCACAAGAGCGCATCCACCACGAGCATCTATGCACGGCTTGACCTTGACCCGGTACGTACAGCCATGGAGACGGCGGCAGCGGCCATGCTTGATGCGGGTGGCAGCGGGAAGAAGTAA
- a CDS encoding sigma-54-dependent transcriptional regulator has translation MERKKQAQPSLFRILVVDDAEDAREVIHTHLEDAGYMVRTCASVAEALLAVESSVFDIIITDLRMPKASGLELIQHVRNTLEDIEVMMITGYPSIEGAIEAIKTGAEHYLPKPFTERELLEAVRAIVEKLVRKRLAHGQSISGQTYGIVGESAAMQHVFKLIDKAGDNTATVQISGESGTGKELVARAIHYVGKRRSSPFVSVNCTAIPENLIESELFGHVKGAFTGAGTARSGFFEIADGGTLFLDEIGDASLAMQGKLLRAIQEKAIYKVGSSRPLHIDTRLICATNKNLKQLIEKGLFREDLYYRINVIDISLPPLREREDDLLLLMNHFRAKFAKDTGRPAPFFSDEALRQLMLYHWPGNVRELENLVQKLVLICEGDTIELVDLPSTLKPAVGVGKRLDRSLAEYEAEYIHEVLGSVHGNKTKAAAILKIDRKTLREKISNRYQKNEIKS, from the coding sequence ATGGAGAGAAAAAAACAAGCGCAACCAAGTCTATTCAGGATCCTCGTCGTCGACGATGCCGAAGATGCCCGTGAGGTGATTCACACCCATCTCGAGGATGCAGGCTATATGGTGCGGACCTGTGCCAGCGTGGCAGAAGCGTTGCTGGCCGTTGAGTCGTCCGTTTTTGACATAATCATCACGGACCTGCGCATGCCCAAGGCCAGCGGTCTAGAACTGATTCAACATGTTCGCAACACTCTGGAGGATATCGAGGTCATGATGATCACGGGCTATCCATCCATTGAGGGCGCTATCGAAGCCATCAAAACTGGCGCCGAACACTATCTGCCCAAACCCTTCACGGAACGTGAGCTGTTGGAGGCTGTACGAGCGATTGTTGAAAAGCTGGTCCGCAAACGCCTGGCACATGGCCAATCGATTTCCGGTCAGACGTATGGAATTGTTGGTGAATCAGCTGCAATGCAGCATGTGTTCAAACTCATCGATAAGGCTGGCGACAACACGGCAACCGTGCAAATTTCCGGGGAGAGTGGCACGGGTAAAGAGCTCGTGGCGCGCGCCATCCATTATGTCGGGAAACGTCGATCCTCTCCCTTTGTCTCCGTCAACTGCACGGCAATACCAGAGAACCTGATCGAGAGCGAACTCTTTGGTCATGTGAAAGGGGCCTTTACCGGAGCTGGAACTGCCCGCAGCGGATTTTTTGAAATAGCTGACGGGGGGACTCTCTTCCTGGATGAGATTGGCGACGCTAGTCTGGCCATGCAAGGGAAGTTATTACGAGCCATTCAGGAGAAGGCCATTTACAAGGTTGGCTCCAGCAGACCTCTGCACATCGACACCCGTCTGATCTGCGCCACCAACAAGAATCTGAAGCAATTGATCGAAAAGGGGTTGTTCAGAGAAGATCTGTATTACCGGATCAACGTGATCGATATTTCTTTGCCTCCCTTAAGGGAACGGGAGGATGACTTGTTGCTTTTAATGAATCATTTTCGGGCGAAATTTGCCAAGGACACTGGACGTCCGGCTCCTTTTTTCAGTGATGAAGCATTGCGACAGCTGATGCTCTATCACTGGCCGGGAAATGTGCGTGAACTCGAAAATTTAGTGCAAAAACTGGTTCTTATATGCGAGGGGGACACAATTGAGCTGGTGGATCTTCCGTCGACGTTGAAGCCCGCTGTCGGCGTGGGCAAGCGATTGGATCGCAGTCTCGCCGAATATGAAGCGGAATATATCCATGAGGTTTTGGGCAGTGTGCACGGTAATAAAACCAAGGCAGCTGCCATACTTAAAATTGACCGTAAAACGTTGCGAGAAAAAATAAGCAATCGGTATCAAAAAAATGAGATTAAGTCGTAA